TCCAGTTGGTCGGCGGCGTACTCATCGTCGGCGGCGTCGCCCTGGTGCGGGTGGACGAGCTGCGGGCCGGCCCCGGGACGGCGGCACCGGTCACGGCCGAGCCCGCGCTGGCCGGCGAGCGGTAGCGGCCCGACGTGTCGCACGCTCTTCCTGAGGGGGACCGGGGCACCGGACGCCGAGGTGTCCACGTCGGTCGACCTGCCCGACGTGGTGACTGCGTTGACGAGCGCGAATGCCTGATTGCGGACTATTACGGACGTGCATCTGGCGAAACCCGCGTCCATGTTGTGGGATGACTGCCACGTCCCTCAACGAGAGGATCTGATGTGGTGAGCAAGCGCTTCACCGCCGGCGCGGTCGCGGTCGCGGCCTCGCTGGCACTCACGGTGACCGGCCTGGGTGTCCCGGCGACCGCCGCGCCGTCCAGCACCCGGACCTTCACCGTGCTGGCGGAGAGCGGTGTGTCCACCGACGCCGCGATTGCCGCGATCAAGGCGGCCGGCGGCACGGTCGTCTCCCGCACCGACGACGTCGGTCTCTTCCAGGTCACCAGCGACCGGGCTGACTTCGCGAGCCGGGCCACCGCCGCCGGCGCGCTGCTCGGCGCCGCCGAGGAGAAGGCGATCGGCCGTAAGCCGAAGCTGGACCGGGTCGAGCAGGAACACCTGACGACCCCCGGCGCGCGCAAGGGCAAGGCCGCCAAGGGCAAGGCCAAGAAGATGGACCCGCTCGACGACAAGCTTTGGGGTCTGGACATGATCCAGGCCGACAAGGCCCGCAAGATCGAGCCCGGTGACCGCCGGGTGACCGTCGGCGTCCTGGACACCGGCCTCGACGCCAGCCAGCCCGACCTGGCACCCAACTTCAACTGGGCGCTGTCGCGCAACTTCGCGCCGGACATGCCCGACGTCGACGGACCGTGCGAGGTGGCGAGCTGCCTCGACCCGGTCGGCACCGACGACGGCGGGCACGGCACGCACGTGGCCGGCACCATCGGCGCCGCCGCCAACGGCTTCGGCCTCTCCGGCGTGGCCCCGAAGGTCTCCCTGGTCGAGCTGAAGGGTGGCCAGGACAGCGGCTACTTCTTCCTCAACCCGGTGGTCAACGCGCTGGTCCACGCCGGCCGTTCCGGGCTGGACGTGGTCAACATGTCCTTCTACGTCGACCCGTGGCTCTACAACTGCGCCGCCAACCCGGCCGACTCGCCGGAGGCGCAGGCCGAGCAGCGGACCATCATCGAGGCCATGAAGCGGGCGCTGACCTTCGCCCACCGCAAGGGCGTCACGCTCGTCGGCGCGCTCGGCAACAACCACGAGGACCTGGGCGCCCCCCGCACCGACGTGAGCAGCCCGGACTACGGCTCCGACCCGTACCCGCGGCCGATCGACAACGCGAGCTGCTGGGACCTGCCCACCGAGGGCCCGCACGTGATCAGCGTGTCGGCGGTCGGCCCGTCCGGTAAGAAGTCCGACTACTCGAACTACGGCACCGAGCAGACCGCGGTGGCGGCCCCGGGCGGCTGGTTCCGGGACGGCTTCGGCACCGACAGCTACCTCACCGACGCCAACATGATCCTCTCCACGTACCCGAAGAAGGTGCTGCAGGAGGAGGGGTCGGTCGACGAGAACGGCAACATCGTGGCCGGCTTCGAGGAGTCGGTGTTCAAGCAGTGCACCGCCAAGGGCGAGTGTGGCTACTACACCTACCTCCAGGGCACCTCGATGGCGTCGCCGCACGCCGCGGGCGTGGCCGCGCTGATCGTCAGCCGGTTCGGCAAGAAGCAGGGCCGGGACGGCTTCGGCATGGCGCCGGACCAGGTCGAACAGCACCTCTACCGGACGGCGGCCGAGCACGCCTGCCCGGAGCCGCGGCTGCAGACCTACACCAACGAGGGCCGCAGCGCCGAGTTCGACGCGTACTGCGCGGGATCGCTGAACTTCAACGGCTTCTACGGCTACGGCATCGTCGACGCCTACGCCGCGGTGAAGACCCCGCTGAAGCCCAACGCGCGGCCGTAACAGCAATCGGGTACGGAGGAGCCCGGGCGGCGCTGGCCGCCCGGGCTCCTCCGTGCCGTGCCGCCGAACGCGCACGATGGCCCTCCACCGGTGGCCGCCCGGCGTGAAGTTTGTGCAGCCGCCCGCAGCTCCCGGCGACAGCGGACGGGCCCGGTCCATCACACCCGTCACGGACGCCAACCCCGAGCCACGAGGGCGGCGCGAATCTCACGGACCAGGGGCGGAAACTCGCTACGCAGGCGGCGGCCGGTCACGTGCAGCACCAGCCAACCGGCCTCGACGAGCTGGTTGAGTCGGCGGCGGTCCCGGTGCATCCGGTCGGCATCGAGGTGCCACCTACCGTTGTACTCCACGGCCACCCGGAACTCCGGCCAGGCCAGATCGGGATGCAGGACGACGCCTGTCGACACGCGCACCGGATGCTGCGCCACCGGCTGCGGCAGGCCGGCGAACATCAGGCGCACCCGCAGATGAGACTCGGGTGGCGACTGGGCGCACCCGTCGGTCAGGCTGAACACCCAGGACGCCCGGCGGCCACCCGGCCGGCCCGTGTTCCGGGCCGCCTCGGTGGCCAACCCGGACTGACTGACCGCGCCGAGCCGCAACAGCCCGTCGATGATGCCGACCGCCCGCACGGGGTCGGCCCAGACCGCCGTCTCCCAGGCGCAGACCGCGGGCGCGGTGCGGGGCGGGGGACCGTTCGGGTCTGGCGGCTTGGTTCGGTCTGGTGGTCCGCTCTGGTTTGGTGGCTTGGTTCGGTCTGGTGGTCCGCTCTGGTTTTGTCGCCTGATCCGGTCCGTGGGCCTGTTTCGGTCCGGTGGCGTGGCCTGGATCGGTGGCATGGTCGGGTCCGGTGGCCGGTCACGGGGCAGGCCGCGACCGGTTGGCGCGGCGCCGGCGGGGACCAACAGGCCGCTGCATGTGCTGATCATCGGGGCGTGGTGCACCCGGACGCCCGGATGAGAATCGGCCCGGACCATGGCCGGCAGGAGGACGTGCACGTCGTCAGTGAAATCGGCGGCATGTTCGACGCCGTGCAGGTAGGCCGCCGACGGGCCGGCGATCAGGGTGCCGGGCGGCATGCGGAGCAGGACGGCCCGGCAGGCCAGGGCGTGGTCGCGGTCCAGGCGGGCATCGGCGTAGACGTCCTGCCGGAGCCGGACCCAGGACGCGCCCCGGAGATGGTGGCGGGACAGCAGCCCGCGCCGGACCGCGTCCGAGCCTCGGAAGACCTGCCATGCCAACTGCGGCGGTCTATGTGGATGAGGTGGCATGCGACAAGCGTGAGGGCGGGCCGGCACCCACCGACACCCCTGTGGACAAACGCGCCTCGCCTCGGTCGCCGCCCCTGTGGACAACCCACCAACCGGCCGCTGAATGTGCTAGGGCTCCGCGCCCCGCCCGCGTCGTCATTGGAAGATCGACTCCATTTCGCCGAGGTGGCGTGATCGGGCTGCTTTCGACAGCGCCACTTCGCCGAGCTGGCGGGTGGTGGTCGGTCCGCAGGTCGTCCCGTGAGCCGGATGACCTACGGAGGAGGACACGGGCGTGTGAGCGAGCAAACGTGGCGTCGCCTCGCGTGCTCGGGTGGTTCGCTGCCCGGCGCTGCCCGGCGCTGCCCGGCGCTGCCCGGCGCTGCCCGGCGCTGCCCGGCGCTGCCCGGCGCTGCCCGGCGCTGCCCGGCATGGCAATGCGGGCACTGCCCGGCGCGGCACTGCCTTGCACTGCACTGCACTGCAAGGCACTGCACTGCACTGCAAGGCACTGCACTGCTCGGCACTGCACTGCACTCCACTGCTCGGCTCGGCTCGGCTCGGCTCGGCTCGGCTCGGCTCGGCACGGCGCTGCGCGGCCGGCACGGCCTGGCCGGAGCAGGGCGACGGCGATGATCAACTCCATTTCGCCGAGGTGGGGCCATCCGACCGTGCGGATGCCGCCACTTCGCCGATGTGGTGCCGGACCCG
The genomic region above belongs to Micromonospora sp. WMMD1128 and contains:
- a CDS encoding S8 family serine peptidase, producing MSKRFTAGAVAVAASLALTVTGLGVPATAAPSSTRTFTVLAESGVSTDAAIAAIKAAGGTVVSRTDDVGLFQVTSDRADFASRATAAGALLGAAEEKAIGRKPKLDRVEQEHLTTPGARKGKAAKGKAKKMDPLDDKLWGLDMIQADKARKIEPGDRRVTVGVLDTGLDASQPDLAPNFNWALSRNFAPDMPDVDGPCEVASCLDPVGTDDGGHGTHVAGTIGAAANGFGLSGVAPKVSLVELKGGQDSGYFFLNPVVNALVHAGRSGLDVVNMSFYVDPWLYNCAANPADSPEAQAEQRTIIEAMKRALTFAHRKGVTLVGALGNNHEDLGAPRTDVSSPDYGSDPYPRPIDNASCWDLPTEGPHVISVSAVGPSGKKSDYSNYGTEQTAVAAPGGWFRDGFGTDSYLTDANMILSTYPKKVLQEEGSVDENGNIVAGFEESVFKQCTAKGECGYYTYLQGTSMASPHAAGVAALIVSRFGKKQGRDGFGMAPDQVEQHLYRTAAEHACPEPRLQTYTNEGRSAEFDAYCAGSLNFNGFYGYGIVDAYAAVKTPLKPNARP